DNA from Diaphorobacter limosus:
CTGTACTCGGTGAATCTGCGCATCATGGGCGGGCCGAACGTGCCACTGATCAACGACACCACCCTGTTCACCCTGCTGCAGCCCGAGAGCATCCCCGACTACGTGGCGCGCCCCATGGTGCTGTTCGTGGTGGTGGTGCTGGCCAAGCTGGCGCTGGACTGGTTTTTTGCCACCGAGCGCGGCCTGGCCATCCGCGCCACCGGCTCCAACGCGCGCATGGCACGCGCCCAGGGCGTGAACACCGGGGCCATGGTGCTGCTGGGCATGGCGATTTCCAACGCCCTGGTGGGCCTGGCCGGCGCGCTGTTTGCGCAGACCCAGGGCGGCTCGGATATCTCGATGGGCATTGGCACCATCGTCATCGGCCTGGCGGCCGTGATCGTGGGCGAGTCCATCCTGCCGTCGCGGCGCATCGTCTATGCCACGCTGGCCGTGATCGTGGGCGCCATCGTCTACCGCTTCTTCATCGCCGCGGCGCTCAACAGCGACTTCATCGGCCTGAAGGCGCAGGACCTGAACCTGGTCACCGCCGCCCTCGTTACCGT
Protein-coding regions in this window:
- a CDS encoding ABC transporter permease, whose amino-acid sequence is MSLFSLLGAVEIGLIFSLVALGVYISFRLLRFPDLTVDGSFPLGGAVCAILISTGTNPWLATLAATAAGALAGLVTGWLNVKLKIMDLLASILMMIALYSVNLRIMGGPNVPLINDTTLFTLLQPESIPDYVARPMVLFVVVVLAKLALDWFFATERGLAIRATGSNARMARAQGVNTGAMVLLGMAISNALVGLAGALFAQTQGGSDISMGIGTIVIGLAAVIVGESILPSRRIVYATLAVIVGAIVYRFFIAAALNSDFIGLKAQDLNLVTAALVTVALVIPQLKRKLSSRK